A single window of Coturnix japonica isolate 7356 chromosome 17, Coturnix japonica 2.1, whole genome shotgun sequence DNA harbors:
- the SEC16A gene encoding protein transport protein Sec16A isoform X6, which yields MQQPPQTVPAGAAAPPPAGIARNTYWRNTSLSKRANATAAPVQPVTDPFAFGRQTPQGSPLDNPTKGNALVMQSSSPAVFPQPAVVHALPSHAGDNPHGLHPSLSVSQPGINSSMFSNVPVPAPSPGYVTNSTTEVHPNADLGLHGSAVASHYNAGTALENSFSVHPGMVSVSNNPGGRQDVNRDPSDVPSGPTATALFPPAPQQPLSQWRPAQGNLQSPVQNFVPYPEPPSQTDIHNVSQSSVSTSHPPPQTNLQHGPVHQGIPQNAVQAPLSVGCEKNGKNGSANSGHHMNSVQPGDVFRQNTEMTNAWLNQPYQEQFYPQPPLQDSSSVIPTAQENNLQKQSPGMSETSNRPVPTDQDSGSLSMFFKGDETENEEILSSEKNYVVEKTEFACQPHSSPLYHQPVHPQRVPANALSQAQIGTGSANEVIQKGMDAQYFPKIRSQQEAQAAKQSMFASDGKAGVGDAPLNCGSQYENVENLECIQNQEVLPSEPRNMNASSPSAHPDLYRYGSLPGQMLPKNAVLSHAEGGPNLEAPDSLAHPVRPDSVSSNYSNISHRSTSSSARPQEQIGTFIQQESGKPDEESSARFFKQIDSSPLGDDSSEINPNKSYHGNLSQPPTPSPPKPTGVFQTSANSSFEPVRSHGVGIKPAEIDQAKMVVELRENHPNQKNTKKNTAMPAASPGNLEQPPDNLETIFMPQVYPLPLAVTGEAGNILHSGPVTENMQSLSERRSSTRAQGAIKKCDSPATTLWAHNELPNFGGNVLLAPAAPAVYVPAKQTVEVIQPPEEGLSNQQPNKPGSIAVQPSQDGNISSENLENPPKMGEEEALQSQASSGYASLLSSPPTESLQNQPILIAQPNQSYNLAQPINFPISLSNQLSSNENSQPMKDSGVGDKTSVGPQTSHAGGIISGENALLPVMQAGSLLANAPPNSNLLKHNLLQSPVNSSDIASNQPANLLMKTPSNLAPEGQKNVNFEGFVPEFASKSGANSSISPGMNLPSGNPSALLPPVNSVVQTKNSVSRANSKEEAAGVLDFTVSRTLEKNSASNSVQVHNQLLSGGPVYPQQPVGGAGQVGPEVRDKQHFYQQVTKDVQHQAVPDRAVQGALPSQPQMQAAQMPTSSGQSSVSSNYQTAAGMKGMQVSQQCENQELRNQETCPAQLPSSDKQPGSGQPSSAVAPTAPTTTSQPVQPSAQQDLQRPPLPQTPQDAFGPHQNSYYYYRHPYDAYQPPYPQPYPAADPRAAAHLYYLEDSYGQYDPRYRYYDNSSTAYMEHGNYRYSEPERPSSRASHCSDRPSSRQGYPEDYYAKAGWADYYQGYYQGTYDYGDPSLWERYSSAYDPRYRDPRSYDQRYLYDGEHNTYQKREAYSYGSRHERYEDRWRYDPRFTGSFDDETEPHRDPYGDEFDRRSVHSEHSGRSLRSSHSVHSHRSSFSSRSQQPFTDYGYSTETGWSAADQVPLRPSTPEKFSVPHLCARFGPGGFLIKVLPNLPSEGQPALVEIHSMETMMQHSPEQEEMRAFPGPLAKDDTHKVDVINFAQNKATQCFKNENLIDKESASLLWDFIVLLCRQNGTVVGTDLAELLLRDHKTVWLPGKSPNEANLIDFTNEALEQVEEESGEAQLSFLTDSLITTIDSLEKETERFRELLLYGRKKDALESAMKHGLWGHALLLASKMDNRTHARVMTRFANSLPINDPLQTVYQLMSGRMPAASTCCGDEKWGDWRPHLAMVLSNLTNNVDLESRTIATMGDTLASKGLLDAAHFCYLMAQVGFGVYTRKTTKLVLIGSNHSLPFLKFATNEAIQRTEAYEYAQSLGTQPGCLPNFQVFKFIYACRLAEMGLAAQAFHYCEVISRTVLKDPQYYSPVLIGQLIQMSSQLRLFDPQIKEKPDQETFVEPSWLVRLRHVDGQIKEGAIAYSTDRSTPQQYPCSTPSSELDHTSQYDGAGVGHDVGPGPENALLASLLPNMAQQMQSVQLMPSAPQAILDGSAAGIPPSDQEAVQSVPFYPVASQPIGPGPGFAPPGFSSQYGAEPSPLYLGSMLPPGGPPQESEPREEEQTNLETGMQRIASESPSRNSFPEQREEDFYSRMARMAPERRSRSASQSSAYMGYGQRSRTTSESSAHSVGRERSNSAAKQPPPSPPVPVGKETKKEVKKEPASRKTGANWFRWLMGKGKNEAHLPDDKNKSIVWDEKKQRWVNLDEPEEESKPPPPPPTAFPKAPQAAPSGPGGPPSAPVNMFSRRAAGSRARYVDVLNPGGTKSSGAVPAPSDLFAPLAPMPIPANVFVPNAVPGDPQPVEGSGAGEHTPAANQTNTDPSAAVDQEYLNPAVLPPGSGLPVSNPDSFQPGELSRSSSMSSLSREVSQHFNQPAPVPPSGEPAAGTVQFYNPSQFAQSPAVTGSSRPGRIGQRKYPTLK from the exons ATGCAGCAGCCTCCGCAGACTgttccagcaggagcagcagctccacctcCTGCAGGCATTGCTCGCAACACGTACTGGAGGAACACGTCGCTCAGTAAACGAGCAAATGCAACAGCTGCCCCGGTGCAGCCTGTGACAGACCCTTTTGCCTTTGGCAGACAAACTCCACAGGGTTCCCCTTTAGATAACCCAACCAAGGGCAATGCATTGGTTATGCAAAGTTCCTCCCCAGCGGTGTTTCCGCAGCCAGCCGTAGTGCATGCTTTGCCGTCACACGCAGGGGACAATCCTCACGGACTGCATCCATCTCTGTCTGTATCTCAACCAGGAATAAACAGCAGTATGTTTTCTAATGTTCCAGTTCCTGCACCGTCCCCAGGATATGTTACAAATAGCACTACAGAAGTGCATCCAAATGCAGATCTCGGACTCCATGGGTCTGCAGTAGCATCGCATTATAATGCAGGAACAGCACTTGAAAATTCTTTCAGTGTGCATCCTGGAATGGTGTCTGTGTCAAACAATCCTGGAGGTAGACAAGATGTGAACAGAGATCCCAGCGATGTTCCTTCTGGACCCACTGCAACAGCACTCTTCcctccagctcctcagcagCCCTTGTCTCAGTGGAGACCTGCTCAAGGTAACCTGCAGTCTCCAGTTCAAAACTTTGTGCCCTATCCTGAGCCACCTTCTCAGACTGACATTCATAACGTTTCCCAGTCTTCTGTTAGCACATCTCATCCTCCTCCGCAGACGAATTTACAGCATGGTCCTGTACATCAGGGGATTCCACAAAATGCTGTGCAAGCGCCTTTATCCGTTGGTTgtgaaaagaatgggaaaaatggCTCTGCAAATAGCGGTCATCACATGAACAGCGTTCAGCCTGGAGATGTCTTTagacagaacacagaaatgacGAATGCTTGGTTAAATCAACCTTACCAGGAGCAGTTTTACCCACAGCCACCGTTGCAGGATTCCAGTTCTGTCATTCCTACAGCTCAGGAAAATAACCTCCAGAAACAGTCTCCAGGTATGTCTGAAACATCAAACAGACCTGTTCCCACAGACCAAGACTCAGGAAGCCTTTCCATGTTTTTCAAAGGGgatgagacagaaaatgaagaaatactttcGTCTGAAAAGAATTACGTGGTTGAGAAAACTGAGTTTGCTTGTCAACCACATTCATCACCCTTATATCACCAGCCAGTGCATCCTCAGCGGGTTCCAGCTAATGCTCTCTCTCAGGCACAGATTGGTACAGGTTCAGCCAACGAGGTGATACAAAAAGGAATGGATGCCCAGTATTTTCCTAAAATTCGGAGTCAGCAGGAGGCACAGGCTGCTAAGCAGTCCATGTTTGCCAGTGATGGCAAAGCAGGTGTGGGTGATGCGCCTTTGAATTGTGGGTCACAGTATGAAAATGTTGAGAACCTGGAGTGCATACAGAACCAAGAGGTGCTGCCAAGTGAGCCACGTAACATGAATGCTTCATCCCCTTCTGCTCATCCTGATCTGTACAGATATGGATCCTTACCAGGTCAGATGCTTCCAAAGAATGCTGTTTTGAGCCATGCTGAAGGAGGACCAAATTTGGAAGCACCTGATTCATTAGCTCATCCTGTACGACCAGATAGCGTGTCTTCAAACTATAGCAACATTAGCCATAGGAGCACTTCTAGCTCAGCAAGACCTCAAGAACAAATCGGTACGTTTATTCAGCAAGAAAGTGGGAAGCCCGATGAGGAATCTTCTGCTCGCTTCTTTAAACAGATAGACTCTTCTCCTTTGGGAGATGATTCAAGTGAGATAAATCCAAACAAGAGCTACCATGGTAACCTGTCCCAGCCTCCAACTCCAAGTCCTCCTAAGCCCACAGGAGTGTTTCAGACAAGTGCAAATAGTTCTTTTGAGCCCGTGAGGTCCCATGGAGTTGGTATAAAACCTGCAGAGATTGACCAAGCAAAAATGGTGGTTGAATTGAGGGAGAACCACCCAAACCAGAAGAACACCAAGAAGAATACAGCTATGCCTGCTGCATCACCAGGCAATCTTGAACAGCCACCGGATAATCTAGAAACTATTTTCATGCCTCAGGTATACCCTTTGCCTCTTGCAGTCACTGGTGAAGCTGGAAATATATTGCACTCTGGACCTGTTACAGAAAACATGCAATCGTTGTCTGAGAGAAGGTCCTCCACGAGAGCTCAGGGAGCAATTAAGAAGTGTGATAGCCCGGCAACAACTTTGTGGGCTCACAATGAGTTACCTAATTTTGGAGGAAATGTGCTTCtagctcctgctgctcctgcagtttATGTACCTGCCAAACAAACTGTGGAAGTCATTCAGCCACCAGAAGAAGGCCTGTCTAATCAGCAGCCAAACAAACCAGGGAGTATTGCTGTGCAGCCTTCCCAAGATGGAAATATATCATCTGAAAATCTTGAGAATCCTCCCAAAATGGGAGAAGAAGAGGCACTTCAGTCTCAGGCAAGTTCTGGTTATGCAAGTTTGTTGTCTTCTCCGCCTACAGAGTCTTTGCAAAATCAGCCTATCCTAATTGCTCAGCCTAATCAAAGTTATAACTTGGCTCAGCCAAttaattttcctatttctctaTCTAATCAGCTAAGCAGCAATGAGAACAGTCAGCCAATGAAGGATTCCGGGGTTGGGGACAAGACTTCGGTTGGTCCCCAAACATCGCATGCTGGTGGAATCATCTCTGGGGAGAATGCGCTGTTGCCTGTGATGCAAGCTGGATCTCTGTTAGCTAATGCTCCTCCAAATAGCAATCTgttaaaacataatttattaCAGAGCCCTGTTAATTCCTCTGATATTGCTTCTAATCAGCCTGCAAACTTGCTCATGAAAACACCATCAAATTTAGCTCCTGAAGGGCAAAAGAATGTTAATTTTGAAGGTTTTGTTCCTGAATTTGCTAGCAAGTCAGGGGCTAATTCATCCATCTCTCCTGGGATGAATCTTCCCAGTGGAAATCCAAGTGCGCTGCTTCCACCTGTTAATTCTGTAGTACAGACCAAAAATTCTGTAAGTCGTGCAAATAGCAAAGAAGAAGCTGCTGGAGTGCTTGATTTTACAGTGTCACGGACcctggagaaaaacagtgcaaGTAATTCTGTGCAGGTGCATAATCAGTTGCTTTCTGGTGGTCCAGTGTATCCTCAACAGCCAGTTGGAGGTGCTGGTCAAGTGGGTCCCGAGGTGCGTGACAAACAACATTTCTATCAACAGGTGACAAAAGATGTACAGCATCAGGCTGTGCCAGATAGAGCTGTACAGGGAGCATTGCCATCCCAGCCACAAATGCAGGCAGCTCAGATGCCAACATCTTCTGGGCAGTCCTCAGTTTCTTCAAACTACCAGACTGCAGCAGGGATGAAGGGCATGCAGGTGTCCCAGCAGTGTGAGAACCAGGAGCTGAGGAACCAAGAGACATGTCCAGCACAGCTGCCGAGCTCCGATAAGCAGCCGGGTTCTGGACAGCCATCGAGTGCTGTGGCTCCCACAGCTCCTACCACCACCAGTCAGCCAGTGCAGCCAAGTGCACAGCAAGACCTGCAGCGTCCTCCCCTGCCTCAGACTCCTCAGGATGCCTTTGGACCACATCAGAATTCTTACTACTACTACAGGCATCCTTACGATGCTTACCAGCCTCCATATCCACAACCTTATCCTGCTGCAGATCCCAGAGCAGCGGCTCATCTGTATTACCTg GAGGATAGCTATGGACAGTATGACCCACGGTACAGGTACTACGACAACAGCAGCACTGCGTATATGGAGCATGGGAATTACCGGTATTCTGAGCCTGAACGTCCCAGTTCCAGAGCCAGTCACTGCTCTGACAGGCCCTCTTCTAG ACAAGGATATCCTGAAGATTATTATGCAAAAGCTGGATGGGCTGATTACTATCAGGGCTATTACCAAGGCACATATGATTATGGAG ATCCAAGTCTCTGGGAACGTTACTCATCAGCTTATGACCCCAGATACAGAGATCCTAGAAGTTATGACCAGAGGTATTTGTATGATGGTGAACACAACACTTACCAGAAGAGAGAAGCATATTCGTATGGCAGCAG aCATGAGCGATATGAAGATCGTTGGAGATACGACCCTCGTTTTACTGGAAGCTTTGATGATGAAACAGAGCCTCACAGAGATCCTTATGGTGACGAGTTTGATAGGCGCAGTGTTCACAGTGAACATTCCGGTCGCAGCCTGCGGAGCTCCCACAGTGTACACAGTCATCGGAGCAGCTTCAGCTCTCGTTCACAACAA CCTTTTACAGATTATGGCTACTCGACTGAAACTGGATGGTCAGCTGCAGATCAAG tGCCCTTAAGGCCCTCAACGCCTGAGAAATTTTCAGTGCCTCATCTGTGTGCCAGGTTTGGTCCTGGGGGCTTCTTAATAAAAGTATTACCAAACCTGCCTTCAGAAGGACAGCCAGCCCTGGTTGAGATACACAGCATGGAG ACTATGATGCAACATTCTCCAGAGCAAGAAGAGATGAGAGCTTTTCCTGGTCCTCTTGCTAA agaTGACACCCATAAAGTGGATGTTATTAATTTTGCACAAAATAAAGCTAcacaatgttttaaaaatgaaaatttaatcGATAAAGAATCTGCAAGTCTGCTTTGGGACTTCATTGTACTGCTGTGCAGGCAGAATGGG ACTGTTGTGGGAACAGACCTGGCTGAACTTCTGCTCCGAGATCATAAAACAGTATGGCTTCCTGGGAAATCCCCTAATGAAGCAAATTTAATTGATTTCACTAATGAGGCTTTGGAACAAGTAGAGGAGGAATCTGGTGAAGCCCAGCTCTCATTTCTCACTGATAGTCTTATAACCACAATTGACAgtctggagaaagaaacagagagattCAGAGAGTTGCTGCTTTATGGACGCAAGAAG GATGCTCTGGAATCAGCCATGAAGCATGGCTTATGGGGTCATGCTCTGCTACTTGCCAGCAAGATGGACAATAGAACGCATGCAAGAGTTATGACCAG ATTCGCCAACAGTCTCCCAATTAATGACCCTCTGCAGACTGTTTATCAGCTCATGTCTGGAAGGATGCCAGCTGCGTCCACG TGCTGTGGAGATGAGAAATGGGGAGACTGGAGGCCACATCTAGCAATGGTGTTATCCAACTTGACTAATAATGTGGACTTGGAATCCAGGACCATTGCTACCATGGGAGACACTCTTG cttctaAAGGCCTGCTGGATGCTGCTCACTTTTGTTACCTTATGGCCCAAGTTGGTTTTGGAGTTTACACAAGGAAGACGACAAAGCTTGTCCTAATTGGATCAAATCACAG CTTGCCATTTTTGAAGTTTGCCACCAATGAAGCTATTCAAAGAACGGAAGCCTATGAATATGCACAGTCACTAGGAACTCAGCCTGGCTGCTTGCCTAATTTCCAG GTTTTCAAGTTCATCTATGCTTGCCGACTGGCTGAAATGGGACTTGCTGCTCAGGCTTTCCATTACTGTGAAGTGATTTCCAGGACTGTACTTAAAGATCCACAGTACTATTCACCTGTACTTATTGGCCAGCTGATCCAG ATGTCATCGCAGCTGCGCCTGTTTGATCCCCAGATAAAAGAGAAACCAGACCAGGAAACCTTTGTTGAACCTTCATGGTTAGTGAGGCTTCGACATGTGGATGGACAGATTAAG gAGGGTGCAATAGCTTATAGCACAGACAGATCCACGCCACAACAGTACCCATGCAGCACACCAAGCTCTGAATTAGACCATACCAGTCAATATGATGGAGCAGGAGTTGGCCATGATGTGGGTCCAGGCCCTGAAAATGCATTGTTAGCATCCTTATTGCCCAATATGGCTCAACAGATGCAAAGCGTGCAGCTGATGCCTTCAG CTCCTCAAGCTATACTTGATGGGTCAGCTGCTGGGATTCCACCTAGTGACCAGGAAGCTGTCCAAAGTGTCCCTTTCTACCCTGTGGCTTCCCAGCCTATTGGTCCAGGACCTGGCTTTGCACCTCCAGGATTTTCAAGTCAGTATGGAGCTGAGCCATCACCATTGTATTTAGGGTCAATGCTACCACCAGGAGGGCCACCACAAGAATCTGAACCACGGGAAGAAGAGCAGACAAACCTGGAAACAG GAATGCAGAGAATTGCCTCAGAGTCTCCTTCACGAAACTCCTTCCCTGAGCAGAGAGAGGAGGATTTCTACAGCAGAATGGCTAgaatg GCACCAGAACGAAGATCCAGATCTGCATCTCAATCTTCAGCATATATG GGCTATGGACAAAGATCCCGGACAACATCAGAGTCCTCTGCTCATTCTGTGGGACGAGAGAGATCTAACTCTGCAGCAAAACAGCCACCTCCTTCTCCACCTGTTCCTGTAGGGAAAGAGActaagaaagaagtgaaaaaagagCCAGCATCTAGAAAG aCTGGTGCAAACTGGTTTCGCTGGctgatgggaaaaggaaagaacgAAGCTCACCTTCCAGATGACAAGAACAAATCA ATTGTTTGGGATGAAAAGAAGCAGCGCTGGGTTAACTTGGATGAACCGGAAGAAGAG AGTAAGCCTCCGCCACCACCTCCAACAGCATTTCCCAAAGCTCCTCAGGCTGCTCCATCTGGGCCTGGAGGCCCACCTAGTGCCCCTGTCAACATGTTCTCTAGAAGAGCAG CAGGAAGCAGAGCCCGTTATGTTGATGTTCTGAATCCAGGTGGAACCAAGTCAAGTGGTGCTGTTCCTGCACCATCAGACCTATTTGCACCACTGGCACCAATGCCAATTCCTGCAAATGTATTTGTTCCAAACGCAG